The following coding sequences lie in one Dioscorea cayenensis subsp. rotundata cultivar TDr96_F1 unplaced genomic scaffold, TDr96_F1_v2_PseudoChromosome.rev07_lg8_w22 25.fasta BLBR01000861.1, whole genome shotgun sequence genomic window:
- the LOC120255134 gene encoding 60S ribosomal protein L37a-1-like isoform X2 — protein sequence MTKRTKKAGIVGKYGTRYGASLRKQIKKMEVSQHAKYFCEFCGKYAVKRKAVGIWGCKDCGKVKAGGAYTLNTASAVTVRSTIRRLRDQTEA from the exons ACGAAGCGAACTAAGAAGGCCGGAATTGTTGGCAAATATG GCACACGATATGGTGCCAGTTTGCGGAAGCAAATCAAGAAAATGGAAGTATCACAACATGCCAAGTATTTCTGTGAGTTCTGCGGGAAG TATGCTGTGAAGAGAAAAGCAGTTGGAATCTGGGGATGCAAAGACTGTGGAAAGGTGAAGGCTGGGGGTGCTTACACCCTAAA CACTGCTAGTGCTGTTACCGTGAGGAGCACGATTAGGAGGTTGAGAGATCAGACCGAAGCGTAA
- the LOC120255134 gene encoding 60S ribosomal protein L37a-1-like isoform X1: MQTKRTKKAGIVGKYGTRYGASLRKQIKKMEVSQHAKYFCEFCGKYAVKRKAVGIWGCKDCGKVKAGGAYTLNTASAVTVRSTIRRLRDQTEA; the protein is encoded by the exons ATGCAGACGAAGCGAACTAAGAAGGCCGGAATTGTTGGCAAATATG GCACACGATATGGTGCCAGTTTGCGGAAGCAAATCAAGAAAATGGAAGTATCACAACATGCCAAGTATTTCTGTGAGTTCTGCGGGAAG TATGCTGTGAAGAGAAAAGCAGTTGGAATCTGGGGATGCAAAGACTGTGGAAAGGTGAAGGCTGGGGGTGCTTACACCCTAAA CACTGCTAGTGCTGTTACCGTGAGGAGCACGATTAGGAGGTTGAGAGATCAGACCGAAGCGTAA